In Serinus canaria isolate serCan28SL12 chromosome 5, serCan2020, whole genome shotgun sequence, the following proteins share a genomic window:
- the VCPKMT gene encoding protein N-lysine methyltransferase METTL21D isoform X2: MAGFVRELERRAGPALRLEQRAAGGVGCVVWDAALVLAKFLETGACPLARRHVLELGAGTGAVGIMAATLGANVTVTDLEELQELLMVNIENNKHLITGSVRAKVLKWGEDVTEFQPPPDYILMADCIYYEESLEPLLKTLKDLTGPDTCVLCCYEQRTMGKNPEIERKYFELLQRDFELEKIPLDRHDEEYRSEDIHIVSIHRKQMNFPS; encoded by the exons ATGGCGGGCTTCGTGAGGGAGCTGGAGCGGCGGGCCGGGCCAGCGCTGCGGCTGGAGCAGCGGGCGGCCGGCGGCGTGGGCTGTGTGGTGTGGGACGCCGCGCTGGTGCTCGCCAAGTTCCTGGAGACCGGCGCCTGCCCCCTCGCCCGCCGCCACGTCCTGGAGCTGGGTGCGGGCACCGGCGCCGTCGGCATCATGGCAGCCACGCTGGG GGCGAACGTGACTGTCACAgacctggaggagctgcaggagctgttgaTGGTTAATATTGAGAATAACAAGCACCTGATCACAGGGTCCGTCCGAGCCAAGGTACTGAAATG GGGTGAAGATGTAACAGAATTTCAGCCTCCCCCCGATTATATACTCATGGCTGATTGCATTTACTATGAGGAG TCCTTGGAGCCCTTGCTGAAGACCCTGAAGGACCTGACAGGCCCTGACActtgtgtgctgtgctgctaTGAACAGAGGACGATGGGGAAGAACCCTGAAATTGAGAGAAAATACTTTGAA ctgctccagagggactTTGAGCTGGAGAAAATTCCCCTGGATAGGCACGACGAGGAGTATCGGAGCGAGGACATCCACATCGTGAGCATCCACAGGAAGCAGATG AATTTCCCATCGTGA
- the VCPKMT gene encoding protein N-lysine methyltransferase METTL21D isoform X1, whose amino-acid sequence MAGFVRELERRAGPALRLEQRAAGGVGCVVWDAALVLAKFLETGACPLARRHVLELGAGTGAVGIMAATLGANVTVTDLEELQELLMVNIENNKHLITGSVRAKVLKWGEDVTEFQPPPDYILMADCIYYEESLEPLLKTLKDLTGPDTCVLCCYEQRTMGKNPEIERKYFELLQRDFELEKIPLDRHDEEYRSEDIHIVSIHRKQMVGPQNPRMPCVVGKGP is encoded by the exons ATGGCGGGCTTCGTGAGGGAGCTGGAGCGGCGGGCCGGGCCAGCGCTGCGGCTGGAGCAGCGGGCGGCCGGCGGCGTGGGCTGTGTGGTGTGGGACGCCGCGCTGGTGCTCGCCAAGTTCCTGGAGACCGGCGCCTGCCCCCTCGCCCGCCGCCACGTCCTGGAGCTGGGTGCGGGCACCGGCGCCGTCGGCATCATGGCAGCCACGCTGGG GGCGAACGTGACTGTCACAgacctggaggagctgcaggagctgttgaTGGTTAATATTGAGAATAACAAGCACCTGATCACAGGGTCCGTCCGAGCCAAGGTACTGAAATG GGGTGAAGATGTAACAGAATTTCAGCCTCCCCCCGATTATATACTCATGGCTGATTGCATTTACTATGAGGAG TCCTTGGAGCCCTTGCTGAAGACCCTGAAGGACCTGACAGGCCCTGACActtgtgtgctgtgctgctaTGAACAGAGGACGATGGGGAAGAACCCTGAAATTGAGAGAAAATACTTTGAA ctgctccagagggactTTGAGCTGGAGAAAATTCCCCTGGATAGGCACGACGAGGAGTATCGGAGCGAGGACATCCACATCGTGAGCATCCACAGGAAGCAGATGGTAGgcccacagaatcccaggatgcCTTGTGTTgttgggaagggaccttaa